ATTAAATCTCCCGAAAGAGGTATAGTATAGTATACATtctgaattatttaaaaattgcattaaATAGCAAGGTGTATCTATCCGAGATAAGCAGTATGATTTTACAATTTTATCCTTATTTAAAGACACTTTTGACATGATTGacattggcaaaacttttaagaattttggttctcaatgctctacaacttcgtattttatttggcctttttaactttttgtgattcgagcgtcactaatgagtcatttgtagacgaaacgctcgtctggcgtaaatacaaaatttaatcctggtatctatgatgggtttatttacaaccattgagtcgatgacactgctggtggaattTTAATTCCAAGAGGGTATCacaaacccagtagtcagcacttctgtattgacatgaattatcattgatatggtcatatttataaattatttgtttcataacttttgaatttttgaaatactaagatatataaaattttaatcctggtatctatgatgagtttatttacaaccactgggtcaatgccactgctggtggagatttatttccccgaatgtatcaccagcccagtagtcagcacttctgtgttgacttgagttatcattgatattttcctaataacaaattaatttttaaagcaaaactttgaatttttgaaatgctaaggcttttctacctcaggaatagattaccttagctgtatttagcaaaactttttaggaattttggttctcaatgctcttcaacttcgtactttatttggcctttttaactttcggtgattcgagcgtcactgatgagttttttgtagacgaaacgcgcgtctggcgtaaatacaacatttaaacctggtatctaatacgatgagtttatttattttatgcTTGCCATTCTAACGTCTCGGCATTCTTGTGGAAGATTGCTTGTGTCAAATTGTGTTAGATGGTCGGTTTAATTTCAAGCATGGTTCAGACTGATCTGATTGCAATACAGattcagaggcagatttaggtgGAGCAGGGTACCCGCCCCCCTTTTGTGGAAAAATATTCATTGAGTTACATAGgcaatcactgaatcatgactgaAGCGTTCCCCCTATTAGACAGCCCCCAGTGCCCTAACCCCCCTTTTATGAAAACTTCTAGACCCGCCAATGAAATATGATATGTGATTTTATTTCCAATGAAACCATTATTAGACCAAGCAATGTGGAAGTAAGTTACTATAGGTCAACGCATGgtctcaaaaatgaaaatagtcTTGTCGCTTTAGCACATATGGTGTATGTTGTTATATATTACTTCTATGTAAATTGAAACATCTGTGAAGCTAGCTTTAACTGTTGTCGAAGTAATCACCAACGATCTGATGATTACGATCCTGGCAAGATACATTCTTCACAAATCACACTTTCATACTTATTCCTGGCCATCGTGATGGTTGAGGCAGTAATGTCGGTTCTAATAAAAGTGTATTTTTCTGTTGATTTCTGAAAatagatatgtatatataaacGAGTAGTTCTAATTAAGTTAGATATTTAACAGGTATATCATGTATGTCGCTGTAAGAATAGTAATAAAAAGATGCTCAAATTAAAAAAGCATGAATAATGTTTAAATACGTTTTCAATAGtgaatttttcttttcttaaatatACGTGGCTGCGTAAGTGCAAAAGCATGCATGTATACGTACTAAAATGTAGTCTTTACATTTCAactatattaaaacatttttaaaataatgactTCCTTCTATTGAATTTCAACATGCTTTGGTTTCAATTCTACGATTATAAGCTATGAATACTCGTCAAAACTAGACACGACAGACAACAATAACAAAACTTAAGGCTGAGCAAATCAtgcatgtgctccggaagggtatacATGTGCCCTGTAGTGGTGTTCCTCttaaattttataagatattgAGGTTGAGCGAGCCGCGCTTATCGATGAGACTTGAGATAGGATACCGAATTAGGGTCTATAAAGTATGTATACTATTTTATTATTGGTATCTTTGGATACTTTTTAGTGGTCGGACTAACTTAATTTAGGATATGCAAGGTAATATTGTTCAATGAATTTGATATAATAAGTGGGTCATATACTGAGTGTTCTTAGTTCCCAATATGGAAATAAATCTTTCGATTTCTATACAACTGACAGGGTTTACTTTGTGGAGCTCTGTCTACAGCGCCAACTAGTCTCTTATGTTTTGACTCCctatcgtttttttttatgaaaaattataatatataagatgTTCGTAACATAAAATAATGTTACTGCATTCATTTGGTAATACATACCTTACTATGCGTAAGCGGAAATCATTACGCTTTGAATACAATATCAAAAACATAATGTATAAGATGCTTTGTAGTAATCCTGAGTTTGCTGCTATAGAGTCATAAAATCCATCATTTTTGTACCTATACATCCAGTTCATAATATACAGTGCACGATATGATCCCATGGCAGTCAGATAATAACCAATCAGTCTCTCTGTGTCGCCGTTCTTGATGATCATGAAAAATTGTGGAAGGATTGCGACAGACTCTAAGTATATTGAAAAAGTCCAACAGAACTGCAAAATTGAACTGCATGGTTATTACTGTAAGACAATAAATCATACAATCTGGtaaataataacaatgaaaacGTAATAGAATTAATACCTATACATAATGATGTCAACATTAATGTTTAAAAGTTATTTAACAAGTAGGAGACCATCTAATTAACTACCATAATTCCAATCACATATTCACGGGCTTGTTTCGTATAGTTAACTTATCAGACGGTACTATGACTGTGGCTGTTATATGATGTTGAATCGCTTGCAGTTTGAAGACTTTAGCATTATGGACATTATGTGCATGAGTTTATCCTGTACTGATTGATATCGTCGAATTCGAATCATAAGATCACATACATAGTTTGAAGTTTTGGACTTGCTTCAGTTGTTCagtttaaacacatttttcatCCTTTAACATACTTCCACTGCAAAGGATGACATTTACTGAGCACGATTCGTATACCAATACGGAGCACATAATAATAACCCGATTGTCTACATGTGGGGTTCATTTTGAGCAATCTGTAGTTTTTTTGTGTGGTGTTTTTAtccttattgtttttttaatggaGAGAGTGcgtgttgtctttctttctttcacTCAACAATTTCAACAGTTAAATTCTAattcgtaaactcaaacgaacataaaatatttatcaaataaccacaaactcttACATGGGAAACGCCACTTGTAGAGACAAGTGCGCTCGATTCTTTCTTTCACTCAACAATTTAAACATGAATATAGTCTTACCTTTCTTTTAGAAGCTAATCAAGTTATGAACAACTGAGTTAAAACCCCGGTCAAAACATGTGGATTTTAAAGAACTGCatgattataaaaatatgaaattaattttgcaaaatacatttaaagaCTAACCTCTGATGGTGAGAAATAATGATTTACGAAAACAGCCAGTACACCAGAAGACATGATGAGTATTTCTGCACGAAATGTATCATTACTTTTGTCGTAGGTATATCTGAACTTGATGTATATCAAATATAGGGTGACATATGATGTTATGATGTAAACTACTTTTAAACTGTTGGTGTATACAGAAATAAACGAAGTGAACAGATCCACATATCTTGTGGTGAAGACTAAGGCAAACAAAATCTGACTTTTACCAGAAATACCTGAAAAAGATAATATATAGACATATTTTCGATGTTATTGGCAGTGTAAAAAGCATTCCAAATGGCTCTTTAATTATGAAAATGtatcaatcattttgttttttaattttctgaattaAGGTCGatagaatttaaaatttcaaaatgttttaaagtcATGCATGACTGTATTAAACTTTTTTGCGATTAGACGATAGGAAAGGCGACTTGCTTCGATTACCGAAGGATAAATGATCTATAATGATAGACTCATATCCAATCCCTTACTTTGGAGATGGTGTGAGTGTTTTCGGTCGTGATAACCATTAAAGTTTGATAGCAAATTTTAACCAAAATGTAATAAGATACCAAgaggacacaaaaaaaaaaaatcacaagctGCAGAATATGGACAAAGCCATTGGTAAAAGCTAGAAAAGAAATACATCAGTCCACAAAAACTTCACATTAAACTTAGAATACTTCAGTAACATGACTGACTAAAAGTGTGAGATCTAACTATTGTTTAAGATATCAGAATTTGGAGCTATATCCTCGATAAGAACTACAATGCATGGATTAAATTCATTTAGATATGCGAATGTTAAATATGAAACGAGTTACCAAACCATTTCAATTGAGACCACTTcaaaatttctaaaatgtttCTAAAAACGTATTGCTAAGGCTAACATAgacaagtttttaaaataatttcagtttcattgaactttaaatttgtgttttaaatcaTGCATGATTGTCTTGTGTGTGTTGAACAAATGAAGACTAtattttttaagttcaaaattttgaaaaaattcagTAACGAAAAGCTTCACCATTTTAAATTCtggtttatatctatatatatgctATCGTTATAGTATGAATAAAAGGGAATGTCAAGATATAGTTCATGGGACATTTAACCACAAAACATAATGAACAGAAGAGGGAGCATGTAGTACTGTATCTTGCTCTGCGTCAATACCTCAAATTACATTGCAAGGAAATGTTGAGTCAGTATTActaaattaataattgattttctaTACTGAATTCTATATAAGTTGAGTTAGTTCCCTTGATTTTAATTTATAGACTTTCGTTTTTCTCGATGTAAGAGTGGCTTTTCTAACGTGATATATCGTATAAAATGTATTGTCTGCATTTTATTAAGTGAAGCAAGGTCCTTGCTCTTGAGTAACGTTGACCATGCATTGATAAGTCGATTTTAGAATATAAACAGATtataatattacatatatatataaatttatattgtaCACGTCATTGTAAATTTCGTATGTTTTATATAGCCTGCTATAATTTGATTCAATTTGTTCAGCTATTTCCTGCTCAGATTTCTTGAACatatattaaattatattgaTATCTAATTATTTTACTGTACATTAACGATAAACATAAGAAAATGAGTAAACGAAAAGATACACAATGAGGACATTGAGGGGGCAAAGGTTTGACTTACCGAAAACGGATTGAGATTTCCATATATAGCTCAACAAAATGATGATAGCTACTACGTGCAGCATGTCCCCACAAAACCGGAAAATATTCACATTTCCGATTAAAGCTACCATGTTTCGAATTAAGGAAGAAGCtccattttaaatgttttgaaagttATTTTTAGATAATAATAATTATCCAGGTAGAATGTAAACAGAGGTGTAAAAAATGCAATACGTGAACCCAAGTACTTTTTAAgtgtttttaatttcaattatttaaagtcatatgaaaccccaaattaaataaaattgatgcatgtgttttttataactaaatggatagttttcattataaaaattatgttcatatactttttttgaagaatattctttataatttgtccacatttagaagaagtttacttttttttaattgcttgcttccttgcttccaggaagcaattcgcagaaatattttccgt
This genomic window from Mytilus galloprovincialis chromosome 9, xbMytGall1.hap1.1, whole genome shotgun sequence contains:
- the LOC143044504 gene encoding ER lumen protein-retaining receptor 1-like; amino-acid sequence: MVALIGNVNIFRFCGDMLHVVAIIILLSYIWKSQSVFGISGKSQILFALVFTTRYVDLFTSFISVYTNSLKVVYIITSYVTLYLIYIKFRYTYDKSNDTFRAEILIMSSGVLAVFVNHYFSPSEFCWTFSIYLESVAILPQFFMIIKNGDTERLIGYYLTAMGSYRALYIMNWMYRYKNDGFYDSIAANSGLLQSILYIMFLILYSKRNDFRLRIVRNQQKNTLLLEPTLLPQPSRWPGISMKV